From the Orenia metallireducens genome, one window contains:
- the nadD gene encoding nicotinate-nucleotide adenylyltransferase, which translates to MEKKQKVIGIMGGTFDPIHNGHLLTAECAAYQYNLDEVIFVPSGNPPHKVEKRITDAEDRYLMCMLAIMSNPKFRVSRMEIDRVGLSYTIDTVREFKKLYPEAKIYFITGSDAILEIFTWKDPEDLLQEAEFIAATRPGYCLSELGQDIYDSYLNSIHPLEIPGLAISSTDIRERIIQGRPIKYQLPETVEMYIKKHNLYK; encoded by the coding sequence ATGGAGAAGAAACAGAAAGTGATTGGAATCATGGGTGGTACCTTCGATCCGATTCATAATGGACATTTATTGACAGCAGAATGTGCTGCTTATCAATATAATTTGGATGAGGTAATCTTTGTGCCATCAGGAAATCCCCCACATAAGGTAGAGAAGAGAATTACCGATGCTGAGGATAGATATCTGATGTGTATGTTGGCTATTATGAGTAATCCCAAGTTTAGAGTATCTAGAATGGAGATTGATAGAGTCGGCTTATCTTACACAATAGATACAGTAAGAGAGTTTAAAAAGCTATATCCTGAGGCTAAAATCTACTTTATTACTGGTTCTGATGCAATTTTAGAGATATTTACTTGGAAAGATCCTGAAGATTTATTACAAGAGGCTGAGTTTATTGCTGCTACACGACCTGGTTATTGTTTGTCAGAGCTGGGGCAGGATATTTATGATTCTTATCTTAATAGTATACATCCTTTAGAGATTCCTGGTTTAGCAATCTCTTCAACAGATATCAGAGAGAGAATAATTCAGGGTAGACCCATTAAGTATCAATTACCAGAGACAGTAGAGATGTACATTAAGAAGCATAATCTATATAAATAG